The sequence below is a genomic window from Sneathiella marina.
TGTAGCTCCCATCCCAACTCCCCGACATAGGTAATCCGCAACGCCCGGACGGCCGCACCAGAGACCTCAATTTCCTGCCAAGTTCCAAACTTGAAGGCCGTATCAGATACATCAGAAGACGAAACTGATTGCAAAATTTTACGCGCATTGGGTCCCATCAGTGACAGCACCGCATAAGACGGCGAGACATCTTCGAGAACCGCATCGCAATCAGCCGGAATATTTCGGCGGATCCAGTCAAAATCATGTGTAACAAATCCAGTTCCCGTAACGATGTAATACTCATTCTCCATGATCCGTGCACAGGTTAAGTCGCACTCAATCCCTCCACGGTCATTGAGCATTTGGGTGTAAATGAGAGATCCCACTGGTTTCGCGACGTTATTCGCCGCAATCCAGCTTAAAGCAGCTTCTGCATCCGGCCCTTTCAGGGAAAACTTGGCAAATGAGGTTTGATCGAAAAGCGCCGCTGTTTGCCGGACAGCAGCATGTTCCCGGGCAACGGCACTGAACCAGTTTTGACGATTAAAGCTATATACATCTTCAGCCACTTCGCCTGCTGAAATATCTGCAAACCAGTTCGGTCGCTCCCACCCCATTTTTTCGCCAAAACAGGCTCCTTGTTCTTTCAACCTTTCATATAGCGGTGAAGTCCGGTTGGGTCGTCCAGAACCATGTTCTTCATTTGGCCAAGCCATTGTATAATGTTTGCCATAAGCTTCTACTGTTCGTGTTCTTACCCAATCAGTGTCGAAATGCGTATGTCCAAAGCGACGAATGTCGGCTCCCCAAAGATCATATGGTGGCTCCCCCTTATCTATCCATTCCGCAAGGGCCATACCGGCACCTCCACCGGCCGCAATTCCGAAGGCATTAAATCCGGCGCCAACGAAGAAATTCGCGAGTTCCGGAGCCTCTCCAATTATGAAATTTCCATCAGGTGTGAAACTCTCTGGCCCGTTGACAAGCTCTTTGATACCGGCTGTTTGCAGCGCAGGAACACGGCCCAGCGCCAGTTCCATCATTGGCTCAAAATGATCAAAATCTGAATCCAGCAATGAAAAATGAAAATCCTCTGGAATGCCGTCAGTTGCCCAAGGGATAGGGTTGGGTTCGTATCCCCCCATGACCAAACCACCGACTTCCTCTTTATAATATGTGAGGCGATCGGGATCCCGCAATGTCGGTAAATTCCGGGGAACTTCATCGATTGTATCAGTAATCAGATATTGATGCTGCATAGACACCAGCGGTACGTTTACGCCAAATCGTCTAGAAAATTCCCGGGTCCATTGGCCTGCGCAACACACCACAACTTCACATTCAATAATCCCTCTGTTTGTTATCACAGATTTGATTTTCCCATTTTCGACAACCAGGTCTTTTACCTTGGTATCTTCGAAAATACGCGTTCCTGCCATCCGCGCTCCCCTGGCAAGGGCCTGCGTGATATCTGACGGATTAGCCTGGCCATCTGTTGGTAAGAAGGCGGCTCCGACAACATCATCTATCGTCATTATCGGCCACAGGTCCTGGGCTTCCTTGGGTGTTAGCAGTTGCATATCCAGGCCAAAGGAATGGGCCGTTGTCGCTTGCCGCTTAACCTCCTCCCAACGTTCTTCATTGCACGCGAGCCGAAGGCCGCCATGCATTTTCCACCCTGTGGCCAATCCGGTTTCTTCTTCCAGGCGCGTATATAAATCAACAGAATATCCAAGCATCTCTGTGATATTAGCGCTCGATCGCAATTGCCCGACTAACCCGGCCGCATGAAAAGTAGTGCCGGAGGTAAGTTTATTTTGCTCCAACAAAACCGTATCCGTCCAGCCAAGCTTTGCTAGATGATAGGCAGTTGAACATCCAACGATACCGCCACCAATCACGACTGCCTTCGCTGTTCCGGGAAATTCATTCGCCATTATTTGAACATCCTTGCAAATTCCTGATACGCGGTTTCAAACGCCATCAAACTAGCCTGTGTATAATCTCTGTAATCAAAATCCAGTGTTGAGTAGCTTTCCGAAACCATACTCCACATCACCTCTCGCAATAGCGACGCAACTTTAACTGCTTCATATCTTTTCCAGAGACCTTCAGTGACCTGTGTGTCAAAATAGGCTTCCAGGACAAATCTCTGCTGTTCTTCAGAAAGCTGACTGTTAGAGGCCATACCTCCAAGATCGAAAAGTGGTGTATTAAATCCCGCATAATCCCAATCAATAAGCCAAAGGCGATCACCATCATCAAGGAAATTCGCCGGCAGCAAATCATTATGCCCAAAGACGATATCGTACGGGCCGGATATTTTTTCCAGTTCTGAGGCGATCCTCAGATATTCCGGTAAGTTACCTACAAACGGACTTTCCGCAGCTTCCAAGGATCGAGCGTAATCCCGAAGAACATGGAACACCCAAAATATCTTTGCTGGCCCCTTAAAATATTGTGGAACGCGTTGATGGCAGGCCTTGATCAAGGGAACAATTTGCTCCAGCATTACCGGGCTTCGAATATCCTCTGCGGTTAGCGTCTTGCTTTCGATATAATCAAGAACAAGTACTCCCGGCTCATGATAGCGAACAGCCGGCGAGATGCCTGCAGCGTGGGCTGCTTCACTAGCCGAGAACTCATTTGACCGCGACACATGATGTACAGCTATGTCATCACCAAGGCGCACCACAAATCTCTTATCGCCATCCGATACGAGAAAATTTTCGTTGGTCATGCCGCCTGAAAGCGGCTCTACAGTGATTTCACCTGACCAAAAAGAAAGCTCCTGAATTTTTTCTTCAACGATGACGCACTACCCCACCTTCAATGGCAACATGATAGAGTGTTTCCAATCTAACATAAGCAATCCTAGCCTCATCTTAAATCAACATATATTCAACATAAATCAACTAAAATGTTCAAAAATCCTCATAAAAGCCGCAAACATGAACTTGATAACCAAAAAAATTCTCTAGAGATCCATGGCACCCACATCAATTCTATTTTTATGCTCTTCGCAAATTGAGTATGGATATTAGGAATACTTGCCGGCACGATCTGCCAAGAACCGTTTAAATTCCGGATTTTCCAATAATAGTTCACGTCCCGTCTGTATAAGCTTCTCGACTTGCTCTTCGGTCAACGAAAAATTTGTCGGTATCTTGTTAATGTTCAGGAACCTCGGAATGTCACTTCTTCTTCTTTGCAGCGACTTAAATTGGACTTTTACAAAATAAGATGATGCGATTCTTTCCGGTGTTGACGTCTCATCCACCCATTTTTTCAGGCTCGTTTCCATTAAATCAAAGGTCGCGCGATTATATAGTTGAAGCTGTACATCGGTCGCTGCCGAAATGACTTCAGCGACTGAAGGCTGTATACTTTTGTCGGTCATATTTTCAACGTTTTTGGTTGATGCATCGACAGAAATAACCATGATTTGACGGGCTGGTTTTCCCTGTAAAACTCTGCGAGCTGCGTTTGCGCCGCCAATTGCTTCGACAATTTCCAGTCCTGCGCGCAGTCCCAAATTATCGGTAATTCCACCGTCAACGAAATGGATATACTGTGTTTCCGCCTTTTTATCGATATAGACCTGAAGTTCTTTTAGGGCTTCCAAAACCTGATCATTCGGACGATCTCTGAATTTAAGAATTTCAATGAAAGCCGGATCATTCGGCTTGCAACTTTTCGGGAAAGTTTCGACAACGACGGGATTAAACAGAACCGGCACAGCCGAAGAAGCAGCTACCGCACGAGCCACAGGAAAGGTCGAAAGGTCGGAACAAAGGAGATCGAAATACTCCTGAAGAAATGAAAAACGAATACCGTTTCCAAGATCCGTCGCATTAATAATTATCAAAGGTGCATCCGGTCTATTCATATCTGCGAAAGTTTTACCGTGAAACATATACTTTTCATAAATATCAATGGCTAATTCGGTTCGACCTGCGGACCCAAACCAGAAAAAAGGATTCAGGGCATTAAGAATAATTTCACTATCTATATCTCTCAGCAGAAAATCTGTTTTAAAGTCCTCAAAAATACGATCTCCATACAAACCATAATACGCGGAAGTAAAGCTGCCACCGGACACCGACGTGATAACCTGCACCTCATCTAAAAGATTACGCCGGGGTTTCTGCCCCTCATTAACTGAAATTTCGCGCAAAGCTTCCATAACGCCGTAAGCGAGAGCAGCAGCTCTAGTCCCCCCGCCTGAGAAGGCCAGGATAATTTTGGCATCCGTACCATCATTTTTTATTTTTTTGAGAGAATAGGATTGGTGGGATAAATTTTGGCTTAGCGGCTTGTTCTCTATCACCCCATAAGATGCACAACCAGTTAGGATTGCTGCGACAGCAATAAGAAAATTGAATTTAAAAAACCGTTCTTTAAGTAATACGCCACTCATTTTTTTGGCCTTCAAACTTTGATACAAAATTGGAGCGAGAAACCTACCCGAGCCTGTAGATCAGTATACTAAGCCAAAGTATTTCATTTACCCAGACGCCCGGAATGGATTTTTCGAGTATTCGTTACTATGCACTTCATTCAAATGCAGTAACGGTAATAAGACGGCCATTTCGCACGGCTACAACCAATATTGTTCAAATTCCTGCTGCCTTATGACTGAACCTGCTCTATTCCCAGTCCTGGCTCGTTGACTTTAAAGTATATCAATACCAAGATCATCAAATGAAGTGGAATGAATACTAAGTATCCAGTGATATGGAAGGTTTATGTATGTCCATAAGGTTTTTGTTCAAATGGTCAAATTTGATGATGTTCGCGGTAATTCTGGTGCCCGCTGTTGGCCACGCGGCAGACAATTCAGCCCCTTCGCCTAAGTTAGTCTTGCAAATCACCGTGGATCAGCTTCGCGGTGACTTGCCGACTCGCTATTTCGGTCGACTGGGCGACGGCGGTCTCAGGTATCTGCTCGATAACGGAACGGTTTATACCAATGCCC
It includes:
- a CDS encoding choline/ethanolamine kinase family protein, with translation MVEEKIQELSFWSGEITVEPLSGGMTNENFLVSDGDKRFVVRLGDDIAVHHVSRSNEFSASEAAHAAGISPAVRYHEPGVLVLDYIESKTLTAEDIRSPVMLEQIVPLIKACHQRVPQYFKGPAKIFWVFHVLRDYARSLEAAESPFVGNLPEYLRIASELEKISGPYDIVFGHNDLLPANFLDDGDRLWLIDWDYAGFNTPLFDLGGMASNSQLSEEQQRFVLEAYFDTQVTEGLWKRYEAVKVASLLREVMWSMVSESYSTLDFDYRDYTQASLMAFETAYQEFARMFK
- a CDS encoding GcvT family protein is translated as MANEFPGTAKAVVIGGGIVGCSTAYHLAKLGWTDTVLLEQNKLTSGTTFHAAGLVGQLRSSANITEMLGYSVDLYTRLEEETGLATGWKMHGGLRLACNEERWEEVKRQATTAHSFGLDMQLLTPKEAQDLWPIMTIDDVVGAAFLPTDGQANPSDITQALARGARMAGTRIFEDTKVKDLVVENGKIKSVITNRGIIECEVVVCCAGQWTREFSRRFGVNVPLVSMQHQYLITDTIDEVPRNLPTLRDPDRLTYYKEEVGGLVMGGYEPNPIPWATDGIPEDFHFSLLDSDFDHFEPMMELALGRVPALQTAGIKELVNGPESFTPDGNFIIGEAPELANFFVGAGFNAFGIAAGGGAGMALAEWIDKGEPPYDLWGADIRRFGHTHFDTDWVRTRTVEAYGKHYTMAWPNEEHGSGRPNRTSPLYERLKEQGACFGEKMGWERPNWFADISAGEVAEDVYSFNRQNWFSAVAREHAAVRQTAALFDQTSFAKFSLKGPDAEAALSWIAANNVAKPVGSLIYTQMLNDRGGIECDLTCARIMENEYYIVTGTGFVTHDFDWIRRNIPADCDAVLEDVSPSYAVLSLMGPNARKILQSVSSSDVSDTAFKFGTWQEIEVSGAAVRALRITYVGELGWELHIPIEAAAKVYDRLLSAGREWGLLNAGYRTIESCRLEKGYRAWGSDIGPDHTPFEAGLDWAVKLKGNVDFKGRKALEAQKTTGMKKKLACFTVDDEDIVLLGRETIYRNGERVGWLSSGGYGHTIGKSIGIGYVRHPGGVDDDFILNGSYELDVAQKRVTCNVHIKPLYDPTSGRVKG
- a CDS encoding patatin-like phospholipase family protein → MKAKKMSGVLLKERFFKFNFLIAVAAILTGCASYGVIENKPLSQNLSHQSYSLKKIKNDGTDAKIILAFSGGGTRAAALAYGVMEALREISVNEGQKPRRNLLDEVQVITSVSGGSFTSAYYGLYGDRIFEDFKTDFLLRDIDSEIILNALNPFFWFGSAGRTELAIDIYEKYMFHGKTFADMNRPDAPLIIINATDLGNGIRFSFLQEYFDLLCSDLSTFPVARAVAASSAVPVLFNPVVVETFPKSCKPNDPAFIEILKFRDRPNDQVLEALKELQVYIDKKAETQYIHFVDGGITDNLGLRAGLEIVEAIGGANAARRVLQGKPARQIMVISVDASTKNVENMTDKSIQPSVAEVISAATDVQLQLYNRATFDLMETSLKKWVDETSTPERIASSYFVKVQFKSLQRRRSDIPRFLNINKIPTNFSLTEEQVEKLIQTGRELLLENPEFKRFLADRAGKYS